DNA from Geobacter sulfurreducens PCA:
CTTCCAGAATGCCCCGGTCGATCTCGTCTTTAAGTTTCAGGTACTGGACCTTGAGGTCTACCATTGGAATCATTGTCTTCCTCCTTGGATACGCATTGAAACGCGGACGTGGTGCTTGACCATCAGATCAAAGGTATCAATCCGTTAACGCTTCAACGCGTCTACAGTTGTTTCGTAATCATGAGCGCCGTCTCCAGAGCCCGCTTGCCGTCCCGGCCACTCACCACCGGGGTCGCCCCGGTCCTGATGCAGTCCAGGAACGAGGCGATCTCGCTCTTCAGGGCATCGCCCTGCTCGAACGTCTTCTGGTCCATGGCCACATTGGGCACGCCGGGGAACATCTCGCCGCTCCCCTTGCGGAAGACCGCCAGGGATTTATTCTGGAAGTCGACCGTGATGTAGGAGTCGGCCTGGAAGATCCGCATCTTGCGCTCGCTCTTCAGGCTGATCCGGCTGGCAGTGACGTTGGCCACACAGCCGTTCTCGAACTGGATCCGGGCATTGGCAATGTCTTCCTCGTCGGTGAAGACCGGCGCGCCGATGGAATTGACCTGCTTCACGGGCGAATCGATGATGTGCTGGATGATGTCGATGTCGTGGATCATGAGGTCGAGCACCACGTTCACATCGGTCCCCCGGGGCTTGAACGGAGCGATCCGGAGCGATTCGATGAAGCGCGGCCCGGTCAGCAGCTCGTCAAGGGCCATGACCACCGGATTGAAGCGCTCAAGGTGCCCCACCTGGAACACCGCCTTCCGCTCATCGGCAATGCGGATCAGCTCATCCGCTTCCTCGATGGTGGTGGTAATCGGTTTTTCCAGCAGCACGTGGACACCACGGTCCAGAAACGCCCGCGCCACCTCGAAATGGTACTGGGTCGGCACCACAATGCTCACGGCGTCGACCCGGTCCAACAGCTCACGGTAATCGGTGCAGGGACTGGTACCGACCTTGGCCGCCACCTCTGCGGCCCGGTTCATGTCGGTGTCGACCACCGCCACCAGCTCGGTATCAGGAAGCTGGGCATACTTTTCCGCATGAAACTGTCCCAGGTAGCCGACGCCGATAACCGCTGTCCGTAGTTTGTCCGTCATCTGCAGAGTCCCCTTTCCGATTTCTCGGCAAAAGTAACAAAGTGGTCGACCTCCTGCGAGGGAGGGATTTCCTCGCGGATGCGGCGCAATGCCTCCTCCAGCTTGAGACCGGACCGGATCACGAGCCGGTAGGCTTTCTTGATCCGGCCAACGAGCTCCTCGGAGAAGCCGCGCCGCCGGAGCCCCACCGTGTTGAGACCGGAGGAAACCGCCCGGTTGCCGCTGGCGATGGTGAACGGCAACACATCCTGAACAACCATGGCCCCTCCGGAGAGCATGGCGCTCTCGCCCACCCTGACGAATTGATGAACCGCCGAAAGCCCGCCGAGGATGGCGAAATCCTCGACTACCACATGGCCGGCCAGTGTCGATCCGTTGGCCATGATGACCCGATTGCCGATCACACAGTCGTGGGCCACATGACAGTAGGCCATGAACAGGTTGTCGTCACCGATTACCGTTTCGCCGATGCCGGTGACCGTCCCCGGCTGGAGCGTCGTGAACTCGCGAATGACATTACGGTTGCCGATCCGCAGCCAGGTTTCCTCTCCCCGGTATTTCAGGTCCTGGGGAATGCCGCCCACGGAGGCCATGTTGAAGATCCGGTTGTCCTCGCCGATCTCGGTCCAGCCGTCGATGACGGTGTGGGGTCCAACGGTGGTGCCCCGTCCGATACGAACGTGCGCCCCGATAATGACATAGGGGCCGATTTCTACACCCTCGGCGATTTCCGCCCCGGGATGCACGATTGCCGTAGGATGAATCATTTAGAGTTTTTCCTTGTCGGCAAAGGTCGCCTTGAGCTCCGCCTCGGTGACCAGCTTGCCGTTCACGGTGGCCCTGGCGCTGAAGCACCAGATGCCCCGCTTGCAACCGGAGATCGTTACTTCGATCCGCAGTTGGTCTCCCGGCACCACCGGTTTGCGGAACTTGACGTTGTCGATGGAGGCAAAGTAGCAGACCTTGTCGCGGACCTCGTCGCCCAAGGTCACATAGGCGTAGATTCCCCCCACCTGGGCCATGGCCTCAACGATCAGGACTCCCGGCATCACCGGGTGTCCCGGAAAGTGGCCTTGGAAAAACGGCTCATTGATGCTGACGTTCTTGATCCCCACGATCCGCTCGCCGGCAACGTACTCCACAATCCGATCCACCAGGAGGAAGGGGTAGCGGTGGGGAAGAATCTTCATGATTTCGTTGATATCAAAGACTGTTTCCATGTTCACGCTCCTCAAAAGAGAAAAACGGACCGCCCGGAGGACAGTCGCGTTTTCTCGATTACACGACCGAAAATAGCGAAACAAACCGGTGCGGAGCCGGCTAGACTGCGGATTCCAGCTTCTCCTCAAGCTCGCGGAGCCGTTTTTCCAGGGCGGCCACAGTCCGCTTCATTTCAGGGAGTTTCGGCACAACCGCCGAGGCACGGAGCCACTCCCGGTGATCGAAGGCAGGGATGCCGCTCATAATGGTGCCCGAGGGCACATTGCCCGGAACGCCCGACTTTGCGCCAATCATGGCATTATCGCCGATCTCAAGGTGCCCGGCCACGCCCACCTGCCCGCCGAGCGTTACCCGCCTGCCGAGCTTGGTACTCCCCGAAATGCCCACCTGGGAGACGATCATGCAGTTCTCGCCGATGACGCAGTTGTGAGCGATCATGACGAGGTTGTCGACCTTGGTCCCTTTACCGATAACGGTGGAAGCAAGGGCGGCACGGTCGATGGCGGCGTTGGCGCCGATTTCCACGTCATCCTCGATCACCACGTTGCCCAGCTGGGGGATCTTGTACCAGCCGTCGCCGTCGGGCGCGTAGCCGAAGCCGTCGGAACCGATGATGGTCCCCCCGTGGATCGTTACCCGGTTGCCGATGCGGCACCCCTGATAGACCGTGACGTTGGCATGGAGCGTGACGTCGTCGCCGACAGTGACCCCCTCATAGAGCACCACTCCCGGATGAAGCGTCACCCGGTCGCCTATGGTCACATTATCGCCGACCACCGCACCCGGGTGAATCGTTATCTCCGAGCCGAGTTTCACGTTCCGGCCGACATGGGCTCCGTCCATCACTCCGCGGGCCGCGCGGGGAGCCACGTAGAAGAGGGTCAGCAGCCGGGCGAACGCCAGATAGGGATTGGGGACCATGATGGCGTTGTGGTTGTGCCGTTCGGCGCCGGGCGGCAAAATGACCGCGCCGGCCCTGGTGGAGGCAACCTTCGGCGCATAGCGGGGATTGGCGAGAAACGTGATCTGGCTGTCGGTGGCGTCATCGAGGCTCGCCACGCCGACGATCTGGCGGGAGCCGTCGCCGACCAGCGTTCCACCGAGGTAGTCAGCCAGTTCCTGTAGCGTCTTGCTCACGGCCATCTTATTTCTTCCGGGAGGCGTTGAAAATCTTCAGAACGTCCTCGGTCAGGTCGGCTTTATCGTCGGCAAAGATCATGCTCTCGTTCTTCACGAAGATGATCGTGTAGCCGCTCTTGCGGCCGAAGTCCTGAATGACCCGCTCCAGCTCCTCGATGATCCGCTTGGTGAACTCCTCGTCCTTGGCCTGGAGCTCGTCCTGGGCATCCTTGGTGAACCGCTGGAACTCCTTGAGCTTCTGCTGATAGTCCTTCTCCTTGGCGTTGCGCGCCGAATCGGAGAGGAGCACGCTCTGCTTTTCCAGGTCGTCCTTCAGCTTTTTGAGCTCATCCTGCTTGAGGTTGATTTCGTCCTGGTACTTCTTCACCTTTGCCGCAAGCTGCTCCTTGGCCTCCTTGCCCGCTTCGGAGAGGTTGAGAGCCTTCTGCATGTCGATGAAGCCGAGTTTGCCCCCTTCCGCTCCGAAGGCGGAAGCGGCAATGAGTGACAACGTAACGACGGTGGCTGCAATGATCCTTTTCATTGTTTCTCCTTTAGCTGGTGCTCTGAAACCCGCAGGTTCTAGAAAAAGCTCCCGATTGAAAATTCGAAACGCCCGCTTGACTTGTCGATGCCGTCGCGGGGGTTGAGCGGAATGCCGTACTCAAGCCGCAGCGGTCCCATGGGAGACACCCACCGGATACCGGCACCGTAACTCATCAGGACACTGGAGAACATATCCTGGTTCTCGCCGTACACGTTACCCGCATCAAAGAAGAGAACCCCTTTGAGGCCCGCATCCTTGAGGAGCGGAATCGTGTATTCCACGTTCAGGATCGCCTCCTTGTCGCCGCCGACAAATGCCCGTTCGGGGTTTGTCGTGGGGAGGCCGGTCAGCGGGTCGGTGGTCGGCACATAGGTGATAATGGACGGGCTCACACTTCGGCCCTCAAATCCCCGCAGAGTATTGATGCCGCCGGCGAAGAAGCGCTCGTCAATGGAAATGTCCTTGCCGCCGAGCCCCTGGATGTAACCGAGGGTACCCCGCAGGCTCAGAACCGTCCCGAAACCGGTCGGGAAAAAGACCGAAGTATCGCCGTAGTAGCGGAGGAACCGGTTTGTGCCGCCGAGACCGGCGAACTCGACCGAGAGGTTGTTGACCATGCCGCGCGTGGGGTCGAGACGGTAGTCGGTGGTGTCCCTGGTCAGGCTCACATAGATGGAGCTGGTAGTGGAGTTGGTCTCGGGCACGACCCGCAGGGCCGGTGAGATGTCGAAGATTTCCTTCTGCTCGTACTTGTAGACCCAGAGGGTTCTCAAAGTATCGCTCAGAGGATACCCCGCCTTGATGTCGCCGCCCGTTGCCCGGCGGGTAAAGTCGAGGTAGTCGCGCTCGGTCCGGTAAAGGTCGCCCCCCAAAGTCCAGCGGGTATCGAGGAAATAGGGGTCGGTGAGACCCAGGTTGAACGTGGACGATTTGCCGCCGATGGAGGCGGCCAGGTTAGCCCTGAGGCCCAGCCCAAGGAAGTTGCCCTGGGAGACGGAGCCCTGGCCGATAAGGCCGTCAAGCGAACTGTAGCCGGCACCGATGCTGAAGGTGCCGGTGGGCTTCTCCTTCACCTCGATATTCACATCCAGCTTGTTCTCGGCGCTCCCCTTAACCGTGGAGATTGCCGCTTCCTCAAAGAACCCGAGGTTCATGAGGCGCTGCTTGCTCTGCTTCAGGCCCGTGCTGCTGTAGGTTTCGCCCTCGGCCACTTTCAGCTCGCGGCGAATGACCTTGTCGCGGGTCTTGGTGTTGCCGCTAACGTTGATGCGATCGAAGAAGACCTTCTCCCCCTTTTCGAACTCGAAGGTCAGGTCCACGGTCTTCGTTTCCGGGTTCACCTTGGTGAGCGGTGTCACGTTGACAAAGGCAAATCCCTTGTCCGCGTAAAGATCGGTGAGCGTCATAACATCGGTACGGAGATTCGCCCGGCTGAACACATCCCCCGACTTGAGCCTGAGCACCTTGGTGAGGTCCTCCTCCTTCTCCAGCAGATCCCCCTTGTAGCCGATGGCGCCGGTCCTGAACTGATCCCCCTCGGTGATGCCGATGGTTACGATAAGGCCGCTTTTGTCCTCGTTGAGCGCCACCTGGGGCTCTCCGACCTTGACGTTGACGTAGCCGTTGTTGAAGTAGAGATCGGCGATGAGGTTTGCATCGTTCTTCACCACCTCGTCTTTGTAGGTGCCGGCACCGGTAAGCCAGGAGAGGAACCACTTCTCCTTGGTCTCCATGACTCCGCGAAGCTTGCTTGCGTTGAAGGCCTTGTTGCCCTCGAAGCGGATCGACTTGATCAGGACCTTTTCCCCTTCGGCCACCGAGACAATCACCCGCACGTCGGTGTCGGAACGCTTCTCGCTCCGGGTGGTGACTTCGGCCAGGTAATAGCCCTCATCCCCGTAGAGTTTCTTGACCCGCTTGCCCGCCAGGGTCAACTCCTTCTGGGAAAAGATGGTGTTCGCCTTGAGTCCCAGGGCGTCCCGCACCTTGTCGGTGGAAAGCTCCTTGTTACCCTCGATCCTGACTTCGCGGATAATGGGCTTTTCCTGCACCGTATAGACCAGGACCACTCCACCATCGCCCTGCTCGGTCTCTGCCCGCACGTCGATGAACTGCCCGAGCTTGTAAACAGCCCGCACATCGGCGTCCACCTTTTCGGCGTAGAGCAGATCGCCCGTTTTGAGAGAAAGGGCGTTGGTTATGGCAGCCGTCTCGACCCGCCGGTTCCCCTTGACCCGGACATCGATGATTTTTTCACCCTCGGCCCGAACACCCTGAACGTTCAGCACCACTGCGGCAATGATTCCTAGTGAAGTCGCTTGTAGCCGTCGCACCGCTACCCCGGAAATGTGGATTTTAACTGCGCTGCCCTACGTGCTGCCTGTTGAGACGAAAGAGTGCTACACCTCGATGCGGCCGTCCACCAGCCGGACAGTCCGTCCCATGCGGGAAGCGAGCCGCTCATTATGGGTCACGACCACCAGGGTCAGGCCCCGTTTCCGGTTGATTTCGGAGAGCGTTTCATGAACCTCGTCGCTGGTCTTCATGTCCAGGTTGCCAGTCGGCTCATCGGCCAGCAGGAGCCGGGGCGACAGGACCAGAGCCCGCGCGATGGCCACCCGCTGCTGCTCCCCGCCGGACAACTCCCCCGGCTTGTGGGTGAGCCGGTGGGCAAGGCCGACCTCCGAAAGCAGTTCCCGGGCCGGGCCAAGCGCCGCGGATCGCTTCATGCCGCCGATCAGGGCCGGCATCATAACGTTTTCCTCTGCCGTGAACTCCGGCAGCAGATGATGAAACTGAAACACAAAGCCGATGGAGCGGTTGCGGAAAGCGGCCAGGTCCATGTCGCTTTTCCGGAAGACATCTTCGCCGCCGAACAGCACCGACCCTGACGAAGGGCGGTCCAAGGTCCCCATAAGATGGAGGAGGGTGCTCTTGCCGGCCCCTGAGGCCCCCACCAGGGCAATGGTTTCCCCTTCGGCAACCGCCAGATTGACCCCCCTGAGCACATCGACGCGAGTGTCCCCGGCGCCGTAGGTCTTGCAGAGGTCCACAACCTCGATGAGGTTACTCATAGCGCAACGCCTCGGCCGGGGGGAGGCGTGATGCCTGCCAGGACGGGTAGAGGGTCGCCACCAGTGAGATAATCACGGCCGTCACCGAGATGAGCAGTACGTCGGACGGCACGACCTGGGACGGAAAATGATCCAGGTAGTAAACGTCCTTGCTGAACAACTCGAAACCGGTGACCCGCTGGATGACTCCGACGATGGGCTCCAGGTTCAGCGCCACAAGAAGTCCGCCGATAACGCCGATGGCCGTCCCGGAGATGCCGATGATGAGCCCTTCGAGAACGAAAATCTTCATGATGCTCCGCCCTGTCGCCCCCATGGATTTGAGGATGGCGATATCCTTTGTCTTCTCCATGACCACCATGAAGAGGGTCGAGGCGATGCCGAAAGCGGCCACCAGGACGATCAGGGTCAGAATGATGAACATTACCATCTTTTCGGTCTTCAAGGCAAAAAGAATGTTCTTGTTCATCTGCATCCAATCCCGGGCATAGTAAGGGAATCCGAGGTCACGGTTGATCTCCCGCACCATCTCTCCCGTGTGGTAGACATCGGCAACCCGGAGCTGGATACCGGTGACCGCTTTCCCCATCGAAAGAAACTCCTGGGCCTCGCCGAGCCCCACGTAGGCCAGGGTCGAATCATACTCGAACATGCCGGTGTTGAAGAGTCCGACCACCCGGAACTGCTTCATCTTGGGAACCATGCCGAGGGGGGTAATGTTGCCGAGGGGAGAGATGACGTTCAGGGTGTCGCCCACGTACAGGTTGAGGGAACGCGCCAGCTCCTTGCCGATGATGATGCCGGGCCGGACCGGCTCGGCCGAGGCCAGAGGGGCCGGGACAGTAGTGAGATCGGTCAGTTTGCCGTCGACGAGGGAACGGGAGAGATTGGTGACCTGGGGATCAGTGGCGGGATCGACCCCCCTGAGCACCACACCGGAAACGTTGCCGCCCGAGGAAAGCATCACTTGGCTGTAGATGAATGGGGTGACGGCCTTAACCCCTTTGACGGCACTAAGCCGCTCCATCATGGCGTGATAGTCCTCGATGCCGCCGCTCGATTTCAGCACCACGATGTGGGCGTTGGTGCCGAGGATCTTTTCCTTGAGATCTTCTTCGAAGCCGGTCATCACCGCCAGAACGACGATAAGCGCAAGGACCCCCAGGGCAACGCCCGCGGTGGAAATAAAGGTGATGATCGATATGAAGGTCGACTTCCGCTTGGCCTTCAGATAGCGGAGACCGATAAATAACTCGTAGGGCATGGGTGCATCCGGAACCGGAAATCGGGGACCGGGAGAAATCCGCCTGCCGTTCTCCGGCCCCTGGACCCGGTTTTCTTATTTTTCCTTGCGTAGTTGCGGAAAGAGAATGACGTCGCGAATCGAAGGTGAATCGGTCAGCAGCATCACGAGCCGGTCGATGCCGATCCCCTCCCCCGCCGTGGGGGGAAGGCCGAACTCAAGCGCGCGGATGTAATCCTCGTCCATGTAGTGGGCCTCGTCGTCGCCCTTGGCCTTGGCCGCCACCTGGGCGAGGAAGCGCTCCTTCTGGTCCACCGGGTCGTTCAACTCGGAGAAGGCGTTGGCCATCTCGCGACCGGCAATGAACAGCTCGAACCGGTCCACGATCTCCGGATCCTTGTCGCTCTTGCGGGAAAGGGGTGACACTTCGGTGGGATAGGCGGTAATGAACGTCGGCTGGATCAGTTTTGTTTCCGCCACTTCCTCGAAAATCTCGGTAATGAGCTTGCCGTACCCCACGTCGGCGGGCAGGTCGAGCCCCAGCCGCTGGGCGTAGGCATAGGCCAGATCCCGGTCCGCCAGGGACTTGGCGTCGATGTCGCCGTATTCCAGAATCGCCTCGACAACGGCGAGCCGCTTCCAGGGGCGCTGGAAGCTGATCGGCATCTCCTGGTAGGTGAAATCGAGGGTGCCCAGCACTTCCTGCGCAACATGACAGAGGAGTTCCTCCGTGAAATCCATCAGGTCTTCAAAGGTGGCGTAGGCCTGATAGAACTCCATCATGGTGAACTCGGGGTTGTGGCGCACTGAAATCCCCTCGTTGCGGAAGTTACGGTTGATCTCGAAGACCCGCTCGAAGCCGCCGACCACGAGCCGCTTCAGGTACAGCTCCGGTGCGATCCGAAGAAAAAGCTGCATATCGAGGGCATTGTGGTGGGTCACGAAGGGGCGCGCCGTGGCACCGCCGGGGATCGGCTGCATCATGGGCGTTTCCACTTCGAGAAAATCCTTGCGCACCATGAATTCGCGGATGAGATTGACGATGCGGGACCGCTTGACGAACACCTCGCGCACCTCGGGGTTCACGATGAGGTCCACGTAGCGCTGGCGATAGCGCGTCTCAACGTCCGTGAGCCCGTGGAACTTCTCGGGAAGCGGCTGGAGCGACTTGGTCAGGAGACGGATGAACGCGGCATTGAGAGTGAGCTCGCCGGTCTTGGTCCGGAACGGGGTGCCGCCGACACCGACGATGTCGCCGATATCGAAAGTCTCGAACGCCTCGAACGCCTCGTCGCCCACCGTATCCTTGCGTACGTAGACCTGCATCCGTCCCTTACGGTCCTGGATCTGGATAAACGCAGCCTTGCCGAAGGAGCGGCGCGCGATGATACGGCCCGCGACGGTAAAGCTGCGGGGATCATCCTCAATGGTATCCACGGTGCCATAGGCCTCCCTGAAATCGGCAGACGTATGGAGAGGTTTGAAATCATTCGGGTAGGGATTGATCCCCGCTTCCCAGAGGGCGTCGACCTTGCGCCGCCTCTGGAGCAACAGCTCACTCAACTCTTCCATTGCTCGTACAGTCCCTTTCTGGTAGCCGCTTTCCGGCCCGTTTAACAAACCGTCAACTTAGCCAAAGGAGCATGCCAAGTCAAGGAAAAACGGGGTGCGAACAGAGCGCACCCCGTCAATTTGGCCTGCATATTCAAACAGTTGAAGACAGGATCAGGGAAGGGCCACCTGCACCGGCGCGGTCCGGTTACTGGTCGTGCCGTCGCCGAGTTGGCCATAGCCGTTATACCCCCAGGCCCACATGCCTCCTGACCCATTTTTCTTGACGATCGTGAAGAACGACCCGAGGAGCACCACCCGTTCCACGTCGGTAAAGGGGACGTTCGATGCATCGCGTACCTGGGCCGGGCTCAGTTGATCGCCGGTGGTTCCGACGGACAGAAGACCGAGGGTATTGAATCCCCAGGTGTAAACCGTGAAGTTGCTCGCCACGGCCACCGAATGGGACGGACCGGCAAACACGTCGATAAATCCGGTGACGCCGGCAGGAAGCGTCAACTGGACAGGGGTGCTCTGGTTGGTGGTGGTGCCGTTGCCGAGCTGACCATAGGCATTGCTCCCCCAGGCCCAGATCGCGCCGGTAGAATCCAGGGCCAGGTTGTGGCTGCCGCCGGCGGAAATCTTGCGGATCGTAATGGAAGAGGGAAGCTGGACTTTTTGAGGCATGTGGTTGCTCAGGGTGGTTCCGTTGCCCAGTTGGCCGCTGGCGTTGTTGCCCCAGGCATAGGCCTCGGTGCTGGTATAGGCGATGCTGTGACTGCCGCCGGCAACGATGGCGGTCGGAGCAATGGGGAGTTTGGCCGTCTCAACCTGCCTGGGGGCGAAGCGGGTGGCGGAAGATATCGGGTTCAGGGCAAGTTGGCCCGCGCTGTTGCTGCCCCACGCCCAGACCGTGCCTCCGGCCAGAGCCATGGAATGGAGTCCGCCGGCCGCCACCTGCTGAACGGCACCGCCGAAGCCGCCGATCTTCACCGGTGTGGAACTGGTCGGGACCGTTGCGGGATCGCGGCCGATCTGTCCGGCCGAATTACTCCCCCACGCCCTGACCCCGCTCACGTTGTCGAACCGCGCGATGGCGAGGGTATGTGAGGCCCCGGTGGCAAATCCGCTGGAGTAGGTGGCAAAGCCGAGCCGGAGCCGCTTAGGTGTGGCAGCAGAGGTGGTTGTACCGTCACCGAGCTGGCCGGACTCGTTATTACCCCACACCGCAAGGGTCGTCATGTTCTGGAACACGGCACTGTGGGAATAGGCCGGCGACGAGATGCTGGTGGAGTCCGAGTAGGGCAGGTCGCCGTCGGCGCAGGCGGAAAGGAGCGTACAGGATGCAAGCACGGCGGCCATGCGAAAGTTGATGATATTTTTCATTGTCTTCTCCCTACTGGTGATTGGTCATGGGTACGCCACTGCTCTCCGGTTCTGGAGCCATCCGGACACCCTTATCTGCCGGCCACGATCTCGTACAAAACGCCGGGAGCCACTCCCTCGAACGTCACCGGGCCAAGATACTCGCCCTTGCGAAAGCAGACTCCCTCACCCGACACGAGTCTGGTGGCGGAGGAATTGCGAAAGGAAAAGGCCGTACCGCCCTGGAGCGAGGCAAGGGCCTCCGCCCGTTCGACGGGGAAAACGCGACGATCCACGACAGCGAAGTTCTCCGGCACGGGGAGCGGCGTGGCGCCGTTGGCCGCGTCCGCCATGGGCAGAGGGACGACGCTCCCTTTCCCGGCACCCCGTGGAAGAATGGCCCGAAGCGTGACCTCCACCGAATCCGTGCCGTTGAATCTGAAGTCGTAAAAAGGGGTCCAGCCGTTTCCCTTCACCAGGTAACTGTAGCGGACACTGCCCTTTCCGGCGAGTCGGAGCCGGGCCACGCTGCCGCCAGGGGACTCCGAAGCCTTGAGTGCCTTCAGCCGGTCATCCACCGACCTGATCCCCTCCTCGGCCTGCCGACGGGCCCGATAGACCTCCTCCAACTGCGTCAGGGCGTACTCGGTCCCCTTCCTGACCGACGTGAGGGGTTCGGGGTTGCCCTTGGTCTTTCGCGGCGTCTTGCTGCTTTGCGATTTTGCCGCCGCCTTGAATATCTCTTCCCGCGCTTCGATGGCTCTGAGCCGATCCTCAAGGCCCTTGCGCCGTTCGGCCAGGCGGGCGATCTCACTGCCGAATCCGGCAGCGGGCCGGAGGGGCTCCACTTCCACGCGGACCACGCTGGCACGGCCGGCAGGACTCACCCGGAGGGACCCGGGGATGTAGGTCGAAGGGAGCGGGACTTCCACCGTGCCCCTGGCGGCGCTTGCTTCGCCCGAAATCCGGGCCCCGTCCAGATAGTAGGTGACAGTGCTGCCGGCCATGGCCGGCACGGCAGCCAGCAGAAAACCGATTACATAAAGCGTGAGTCGCATCCGCCCTCCTTGGCGTAGCACGCAATCACGTGGCAACGTCGAGCAGTTCCACCTCGAAAATCAGAGTTGCATTCGGCGGGATCACCCCGCCGGCTCCGGCGGCACCGTACCCGAGTTGGGGGGGTACGATGAGACGGCGCTTGCCGCCGACCTTCATGGACATGACCCCCTCGTCCCATCCCGGGATCACCTCGCCCGCGCCGATGGTGAAGACGAACGGCTCTCCCCGGTCCACGGAGCTGTCGAACTTCGTGCCGTTCTCAAGCCAGCCCGTGTAGTGAACCTTCACCGGTTTACCGGCCACGGGGGCCGCACCGGACCCGGCGGCAAGGTCCACGTAGGAAAGCCCCGAAGCAGTCGTGACGGCATCCGAGGCGCCGGCGGCGCTTGCAGGCTTCGCCTCGCCGGCCGGCTTGGTTTCCCTGTCCGAACAGGCCGCCACGACGATCCCGACCAGGAGCAGCAGCAGTACGAGAATTTTCTCGACGTTTCTCACCAATTCCTCCGAAATAGCTTACAGATTGAACGGCTCATGGATTCCGCCGAGCCTCAGGATGAACTCCCATTGGGCCGGGGTCACCGGTTGTACCGAAAGGCGGCTCCGCTGCAAGAGGACCATATCCGCCACCTCCGGGTGCATCTTCAACTCGGCGAGCGTCACCGGCCGCGCGAGTGGCTTCACATACCTGACATCGACCATATACCAGATGGGGTTATTCCGGCCGGCCCGGGGATCGAAGTGTTCGCCTGCCGGGTCCAGGGCGGTCCAGTCGGGATACCCCTCGCGCACGACCCGCGCAATGCCGACCACCGCCGGATCGGGGACGTTGCTGTGATAGAAGAGGACCCCGTCCCCGGGCTTGATCTCGTCGCGCAGAAGATTGCGGGCCTGGAAGTTGCGCACGCCGTCCCAGTGCTCCGTGCCGTTGGGGCGGCTCCCGAGGTCGTCAAACGAAAAACAGGACGGCTCGGACTTGAAGAGCCAGTAACGCCGCTCGCGGTTCATGGTGTCTCCCCGGTCACGCCATGCGCCGTCCTAGGTCAGGAGGTGCACAAAGAGCCCACTCCTGAGCTTGGGCTCGAACCAGGTGGACTTGGGGGGCATGATCTTGCCGGCATCGGCCAGCTGCATCAGCTCAGCCATGGACGTGGGATGGAGCGAGAAGGCGACCCGATACTCACCACCAGCGACCAGGCGCTCCAGTTCGCCGATGCCGCGGATGCCCCCCACGAAATGAATCCGCTGGTCGGTCCGGGGATTGCGGATGCCGAGGACCGGACCCAGGAGGTTGTTCTGGAGGATGGAGACATCAAGATGGGACACTGCGTCGTGCTCGTCAAAGGCCCCCTGCTTGGGCACAAGCTGGTACCAGCGCCCCTCCAGATACATGCCGAACTGGTGCCTGCTTTTCGGCTCGAACCGCCCCTCTTCCGGGGAAACGCTGAAATGCTCTCCCACCCGTGCCATGAACTCGGC
Protein-coding regions in this window:
- a CDS encoding Gfo/Idh/MocA family protein, which translates into the protein MTDKLRTAVIGVGYLGQFHAEKYAQLPDTELVAVVDTDMNRAAEVAAKVGTSPCTDYRELLDRVDAVSIVVPTQYHFEVARAFLDRGVHVLLEKPITTTIEEADELIRIADERKAVFQVGHLERFNPVVMALDELLTGPRFIESLRIAPFKPRGTDVNVVLDLMIHDIDIIQHIIDSPVKQVNSIGAPVFTDEEDIANARIQFENGCVANVTASRISLKSERKMRIFQADSYITVDFQNKSLAVFRKGSGEMFPGVPNVAMDQKTFEQGDALKSEIASFLDCIRTGATPVVSGRDGKRALETALMITKQL
- the lpxA gene encoding acyl-ACP--UDP-N-acetylglucosamine O-acyltransferase — its product is MIHPTAIVHPGAEIAEGVEIGPYVIIGAHVRIGRGTTVGPHTVIDGWTEIGEDNRIFNMASVGGIPQDLKYRGEETWLRIGNRNVIREFTTLQPGTVTGIGETVIGDDNLFMAYCHVAHDCVIGNRVIMANGSTLAGHVVVEDFAILGGLSAVHQFVRVGESAMLSGGAMVVQDVLPFTIASGNRAVSSGLNTVGLRRRGFSEELVGRIKKAYRLVIRSGLKLEEALRRIREEIPPSQEVDHFVTFAEKSERGLCR
- the fabZ gene encoding 3-hydroxyacyl-ACP dehydratase FabZ; translated protein: METVFDINEIMKILPHRYPFLLVDRIVEYVAGERIVGIKNVSINEPFFQGHFPGHPVMPGVLIVEAMAQVGGIYAYVTLGDEVRDKVCYFASIDNVKFRKPVVPGDQLRIEVTISGCKRGIWCFSARATVNGKLVTEAELKATFADKEKL
- the lpxD gene encoding UDP-3-O-(3-hydroxymyristoyl)glucosamine N-acyltransferase — its product is MAVSKTLQELADYLGGTLVGDGSRQIVGVASLDDATDSQITFLANPRYAPKVASTRAGAVILPPGAERHNHNAIMVPNPYLAFARLLTLFYVAPRAARGVMDGAHVGRNVKLGSEITIHPGAVVGDNVTIGDRVTLHPGVVLYEGVTVGDDVTLHANVTVYQGCRIGNRVTIHGGTIIGSDGFGYAPDGDGWYKIPQLGNVVIEDDVEIGANAAIDRAALASTVIGKGTKVDNLVMIAHNCVIGENCMIVSQVGISGSTKLGRRVTLGGQVGVAGHLEIGDNAMIGAKSGVPGNVPSGTIMSGIPAFDHREWLRASAVVPKLPEMKRTVAALEKRLRELEEKLESAV
- a CDS encoding OmpH family outer membrane protein; translation: MKRIIAATVVTLSLIAASAFGAEGGKLGFIDMQKALNLSEAGKEAKEQLAAKVKKYQDEINLKQDELKKLKDDLEKQSVLLSDSARNAKEKDYQQKLKEFQRFTKDAQDELQAKDEEFTKRIIEELERVIQDFGRKSGYTIIFVKNESMIFADDKADLTEDVLKIFNASRKK